The Triticum urartu cultivar G1812 chromosome 5, Tu2.1, whole genome shotgun sequence genome contains the following window.
TTGGAAATCTCAGAACCAAGAGGGTGGCCATGCTTGCTGGGTCTCTTGACTGCATGCATTAGAAGTGGAAGAACTGCCCGCAGCTTTACAAGGGCAATGCCAAGGTCATGTTAAGAAGCTCACCATCATTTTTAAAACAGTTGCATCACGTGAGCTTTGGATTTCGCACTCTTTTTTTGGCATGCTCGGGTCTCACAATGGCATCAATGTGCTGTAGCGATCATCATTCTCGAGGCTGGCTGAAGGAAAAGCTCCTCCCTGCCACCATACTGTCAATGGACATGAGTATAACTTGGGCTACTATCTAGTTGATTGCATCTATCCTCTGTGGGTTATCTTTGTCAACACCATCTCTAACCTAGTTGGCTAGAAAAAGTCTCACTTTGCCCAAAGACAAGAAGCGGTTAGAAAGGATGTCGAGAGGGCATTTGAAGTTCTACAGGCATGTTTTGCAATTGTTCGTGGATCTGCTAAACAATGGGATCCGGAGACCTTGTGGGAGGTGATGACATGTTGTGTGATCAGTCACAACATGATCGTCGAGGATGAGGGTGAGGATGCTGCGACAGCTCTAGAATTTGAGAACATGGGTGATCCTATCGAACTTCCAGGCCAGAATCGGCCACATTTGAAGAGTTTACTCAAATGCATCAAAAATTCAGCATCGGGCAACTCACAAATAGCTGAAGGAAGATCTGATTGAGCATCTGTGGACGGTTAAAAGGGGACAACAATGTTGGAATATAATATTTAAACATTTTTGAATTTGAACTAGTGTTGCACACAACTATTTGAACATCGGTAGTCTATGTTGCGGCTATTTAAACGTGCAAGACTTTCAAAACAAACAGGGAAGCCGGATGTATGCAAGCAGCGTTGGATGGCCGGCTCTCGCGTTCGTGTCCATAGACTAGTGCCCCCAATCCGCGGACGGATGCGGGAGGAAATTTACGTATCggcattggagatgccctaaaaAACATGTGGTTGTTGCATGTCAAACTTGGAATTGGACGACTGATGTCTCTTTTTTCACGCAGAATGTGTGACCAATTGGCAACTGGCTGTACGTCCTGTCTAATTAAGTACATTATTAAATGATTATATCCTCGGTCAAATTGTCAACTGAAGGCGTCAAATAGTTTTTTTATGCAATACAAACGCTAACGCTCATATATACGTGCATACTCTTACCCCTATGAACACACACACTGTACCCCTATGAacaccttcgagagactgagctGGCATATCATCTtcagattttacgaagtcaccgtaggcatCTCGTAGTTGACGGGAACGTCTCCTATTCTCCTCTCACTGAACACGCATTGCTGAAAATATTGAAATAAATCCAGGATAAATACGAGCATCAAGATATAAATTCTGATGGGTTGAGATACCACTGTCCATCTAGTCATTCAACTACAGGTTGGTTTGCAAGGTGTCAAATAGTTTATGGACGACAGAGTCAGCTAAGCATTTGATCAGATCTTATGCTTGAATTTGCACGTTTAGATCATCGGCCGTGCAAGGAGTGTCTCTTGAATAAAGTAGTTTCGCGCGCCTAAAAAACGTGCAGATTTTTCTTGTGTGAAAAGTCACGCTGTCCAAACAATACAACATGCAAAGCTCTATGTACTTACTGCTTTACCACGTACTGGACCGGCCACGGCCAGAGAGTTGAGACTTGAGAGCTGTGACCTTTGATCGAACACCTTTGCGGCAGCCCAGTCAAACGTGCGCATGTATGAGCCAGGGGCGGCCGGGTCAAAAGTCTCAGCCATGCGGCCCCTATATATGTCGCCACTGGCACCATCGAACGAGCAAACCGTACAGGCAGCACAAGCACTGCGGCAGCCACCTAGCTAGCAAACTCCTCGTCGCCGGTCCGACTTCAGTGCACGGAGCTCGAGCTCGCTAGCCAGCAATGGAGGTGAAGGTGCTGAGCTCCAGGCTCGTCAAGCCGGCCTACAAGGCCGGCGCTCCGGCCACGGAGTACATCCCTCTGTCCGTCTTCGACACGGTCACGTACCAGATCCAGATGGCCATCATCTACGCCTTCGCGCCGCCCGCGCCGTCCACCGCCGCCATCGAGAAGGGCCTCGCGGCCGTGCTCTCCCAGTACCGCGCGTTCGCGGGCAAGGTCGGCGAGTCCCCCGACGGCGCGCCGGCCGTGGTCCTGAACGACCGCGGCGCGCGCCTCGTGGAGGCGTCCGTGGACGCCGACCTCGTCGACATGGCCCCGGCCAAGCCCACGCCGGCGCTGCTCAAGCTGCACCCGGACCTGGACGCGGAGCACCAGGAGGTGGTGCTGCTGCAGCTCACGCGGTTCCGCTGCGGCTCCCTCGCCGTCGGGTTCACGTCCAAGCACGTCGTCGCCGACGGCCACGCCACCAGCAACTTCCTCGTCGCCTGGGGCCGCGCCACCAGGGGGCTGCCCATGGGCCTCCCGCCCGTGCACCACCAGAAGGACCTCTTCAAGCCGCGCTCCTCGCCGGCTCGCCCGGAGCACGACCACCGCAGCAGGGAGTACCACCGGCCGTCGCCCGCCGCCGGCCATCACCACGGGGACGACGGCGCCGAGAGCAACATCGTCATCCACAAGGCGCACTTCACCAAGGACTTCATCGCGGGGCTCCGCGCCAGGGCGTCGGAGGGGCGCGGGCGGCCGTTCAGCCGGTTCGAGACCATCCTGGCCCACCTCTGGCGCACCATGACGCGGGCGCGGGACCTGAGCCCCGGCGAGGCGACGTCGATCCGGATATCCGTGGACGGGCGGCACCGGCTGGGGAAGCCGGCGGAGTACTTCG
Protein-coding sequences here:
- the LOC125556403 gene encoding putrescine hydroxycinnamoyltransferase 3-like — translated: MEVKVLSSRLVKPAYKAGAPATEYIPLSVFDTVTYQIQMAIIYAFAPPAPSTAAIEKGLAAVLSQYRAFAGKVGESPDGAPAVVLNDRGARLVEASVDADLVDMAPAKPTPALLKLHPDLDAEHQEVVLLQLTRFRCGSLAVGFTSKHVVADGHATSNFLVAWGRATRGLPMGLPPVHHQKDLFKPRSSPARPEHDHRSREYHRPSPAAGHHHGDDGAESNIVIHKAHFTKDFIAGLRARASEGRGRPFSRFETILAHLWRTMTRARDLSPGEATSIRISVDGRHRLGKPAEYFGNLVLWAFPRATVGDLLGRPLKHAAQAIHEEVARVDGGYFQSFVDFAASGAAEKEGLAPSAVLKDVVCPDVEVDSWLTFPFYELDFGTGSPSYFMPSYFPTEGMLFLAPSYLGDGSVDAFVPVFRHNLQAFKECCYSME